From a single Hippoglossus stenolepis isolate QCI-W04-F060 chromosome 2, HSTE1.2, whole genome shotgun sequence genomic region:
- the LOC118118893 gene encoding E3 ubiquitin-protein ligase TRIM39 isoform X1: MALPAAFLSEDQFTCSICLEVFNNPVSTPCGHSFCQACLSSYWAGVARVGGGAKIYQCPLCKESFRRRPELQINRTLKEITERFKEIANSGMDERGGEGVEDPNSHPHHHHLLATRPREMPESIFAEMITRFQQLPTHPSDPHDQSPNRVNSHMAIRSQSTEQQDPPPPYSSLRRHTLSGPSESSPSLPLCPLHLRPLGFFCRTDNLCVCNMCVEAAEHRGHTVSPAKREWHIKKAQLGLEEGELKDLICERERKVEEIQSSLREMHAAAERETNGAVCVFSKLISCVERCQAEVLEVIEMSHRAAEHRAQSLLRELEEEIAELKRRSTALSQLAVSEDYVDFLMTFTGLSTPPPAKDWSSVSVSSELTSGLILRNLSVMMEHFQEEMRKLPELCQRPSLDQSVPRPNPKIRRVQEYAADITLDQNTAHPRLIISVDGKQVHCGDRHQPVPDYPERFDRVVCLLARQGFSSGRHYWEVEVGGKTDWDLGVASRSVSRKGKITVSPAHGYWFLSLRDRTDFAFRTEPSTNLTVNLRPSRIGIYVDCDKGLVSFYNVEARVLIYTFTDSFPDTIHPFFSPCTNKSGRNEGPIIIRPVAMTE; encoded by the exons ATGGCGCTGCCTGCAGCCTTTCTGTCTGAAGACCAGTTCACCTGCTCCATCTGTCTGGAGGTGTTCAACAACCCAGTATCAACACCATGTGGTCACAGCTTCTGCCAGGCCTGCCTCTCCTCTTACTGGGCAGGAGTGGcaagagtgggaggaggtgcAAAGATCTACCAGTGTCCCCTCTGTAAGGAGTCCTTCCGCAGGCGCCCAGAGCTTCAGATCAACCGAACCCTGAAGGAAATCACTGAACGATTCAAGGAGATTGCCAATTCAGGAATGGAtgaaagaggtggagaaggagtgGAGGACCCCAACTCTCatcctcaccatcatcatctcctGGCCACGAGGCCAAGAGAGATGCCGGAGAGCATCTTTGCTGAGATGATAACCCGTTTCCAACAGCTGCCGACCCATCCCAGTGACCCTCACGACCAAAGCCCCAACAGAGTCAACTCTCACATGGCCATCAGGTCTcagagcacagagcagcaggaccCTCCTCCACCCTATTCATCTCTCCGCAG GCACACTCTGAGCGGTCCAAGTGAATCCTCGCCCAGTCTGCCTCTGTGTCCCCTCCACCTGAGACCTCTCGGGTTCTTCTGTCGCACTgacaacttgtgtgtgtgcaacatgtgtgtggaggcagcagagcacagaggaCACACCGTCAGCCCCGCCAAGAGGGAGTGGCACATcaagaag gCACAGTTAGGACTTGAAGAGGGGGAGCTGAAGGATCTGATCTGCGAGCGAGAGAGGAAAGTGGAGGAAATACAGAGCTCCTTACGAGAGATGCAT gctgctgctgagagagagaccaatggggctgtgtgtgtgttctccaaaCTGATCTCCTGTGTGGAGCGCTGCCAAGCTGAAGTCCTGGAG GTGATAGAGATGAGTCATCGAGCGGCCGAGCACAGAGCTCAGAGTCTGCtgagagagctggaggaggagatcgctgagctgaagaggaggagcacagCACTGAGCCAGCTGGCTGTATCTGAAGACTACGTCGACTTTCTCATG actTTCACTGGCCTGTCCACCCCTCCTCCAGCTAAGGACTGgtccagtgtctctgtgtcctctgagCTGACCTCAGGTCTGATTCTACGGAACCTCAGTGTAATGATGGAGCACTTTCAGGAAGAGATGCGCAAACTGCCAGAACTCT GCCAGCGGCCGTCATTGGACCAATCTGTACCCAGACCAAATCCAA AGATAAGGAGGGTTCAGGAATATGCAG CTGACATCACTTTAGACCAAAACACAGCCCATCCACGTCTCATCATCTCAGTAGATGGAAAGCAGGTGCACTGCGGTGACCGCCATCAGCCGGTTCCAGACTATCCTGAGCGCTTTGACCGGGTGGTGTGTTTGCTGGCCCGCCAGGGCTTCAGCTCAGGACGACACTACTGGGAG GTGGAGGTTGGAGGAAAGACAGACTGGGACCTGGGAGTGGCAAGCCGGTCTGTCAGTCGGAAGGGCAAAATCACCGTAAGCCCCGCCCATGGTTATTGGTTCCTCAGCCTGCGGGATCGGACCGACTTTGCCTTTCGAACGGAACCCTCAACCAACCTCACAGTCAACCTCAGACCTTCACGGATTGGAATCTATGTGGACTGTGACAAGGGCCTGGTGTCCTTCTACAATGTGGAGGCCAGAGTGCTCATCTATACCTTCACAGATAGTTTTCCTgacaccatccatccattcttcAGCCCCTGTACTAACAAGTCAGGAAGAAATGAGGGTCCAATAATCATTCGCCCTGTTGCAATGACAGAATGA
- the LOC118118893 gene encoding E3 ubiquitin-protein ligase TRIM39 isoform X2 codes for MALPAAFLSEDQFTCSICLEVFNNPVSTPCGHSFCQACLSSYWAGVARVGGGAKIYQCPLCKESFRRRPELQINRTLKEITERFKEIANSGMDERGGEGVEDPNSHPHHHHLLATRPREMPESIFAEMITRFQQLPTHPSDPHDQSPNRVNSHMAIRSQSTEQQDPPPPYSSLRRHTLSGPSESSPSLPLCPLHLRPLGFFCRTDNLCVCNMCVEAAEHRGHTVSPAKREWHIKKAQLGLEEGELKDLICERERKVEEIQSSLREMHAAAERETNGAVCVFSKLISCVERCQAEVLEVIEMSHRAAEHRAQSLLRELEEEIAELKRRSTALSQLAVSEDYVDFLMTFTGLSTPPPAKDWSSVSVSSELTSGLILRNLSVMMEHFQEEMRKLPELCQRPSLDQSVPRPNPKIRRVQEYAVDGKQVHCGDRHQPVPDYPERFDRVVCLLARQGFSSGRHYWEVEVGGKTDWDLGVASRSVSRKGKITVSPAHGYWFLSLRDRTDFAFRTEPSTNLTVNLRPSRIGIYVDCDKGLVSFYNVEARVLIYTFTDSFPDTIHPFFSPCTNKSGRNEGPIIIRPVAMTE; via the exons ATGGCGCTGCCTGCAGCCTTTCTGTCTGAAGACCAGTTCACCTGCTCCATCTGTCTGGAGGTGTTCAACAACCCAGTATCAACACCATGTGGTCACAGCTTCTGCCAGGCCTGCCTCTCCTCTTACTGGGCAGGAGTGGcaagagtgggaggaggtgcAAAGATCTACCAGTGTCCCCTCTGTAAGGAGTCCTTCCGCAGGCGCCCAGAGCTTCAGATCAACCGAACCCTGAAGGAAATCACTGAACGATTCAAGGAGATTGCCAATTCAGGAATGGAtgaaagaggtggagaaggagtgGAGGACCCCAACTCTCatcctcaccatcatcatctcctGGCCACGAGGCCAAGAGAGATGCCGGAGAGCATCTTTGCTGAGATGATAACCCGTTTCCAACAGCTGCCGACCCATCCCAGTGACCCTCACGACCAAAGCCCCAACAGAGTCAACTCTCACATGGCCATCAGGTCTcagagcacagagcagcaggaccCTCCTCCACCCTATTCATCTCTCCGCAG GCACACTCTGAGCGGTCCAAGTGAATCCTCGCCCAGTCTGCCTCTGTGTCCCCTCCACCTGAGACCTCTCGGGTTCTTCTGTCGCACTgacaacttgtgtgtgtgcaacatgtgtgtggaggcagcagagcacagaggaCACACCGTCAGCCCCGCCAAGAGGGAGTGGCACATcaagaag gCACAGTTAGGACTTGAAGAGGGGGAGCTGAAGGATCTGATCTGCGAGCGAGAGAGGAAAGTGGAGGAAATACAGAGCTCCTTACGAGAGATGCAT gctgctgctgagagagagaccaatggggctgtgtgtgtgttctccaaaCTGATCTCCTGTGTGGAGCGCTGCCAAGCTGAAGTCCTGGAG GTGATAGAGATGAGTCATCGAGCGGCCGAGCACAGAGCTCAGAGTCTGCtgagagagctggaggaggagatcgctgagctgaagaggaggagcacagCACTGAGCCAGCTGGCTGTATCTGAAGACTACGTCGACTTTCTCATG actTTCACTGGCCTGTCCACCCCTCCTCCAGCTAAGGACTGgtccagtgtctctgtgtcctctgagCTGACCTCAGGTCTGATTCTACGGAACCTCAGTGTAATGATGGAGCACTTTCAGGAAGAGATGCGCAAACTGCCAGAACTCT GCCAGCGGCCGTCATTGGACCAATCTGTACCCAGACCAAATCCAA AGATAAGGAGGGTTCAGGAATATGCAG TAGATGGAAAGCAGGTGCACTGCGGTGACCGCCATCAGCCGGTTCCAGACTATCCTGAGCGCTTTGACCGGGTGGTGTGTTTGCTGGCCCGCCAGGGCTTCAGCTCAGGACGACACTACTGGGAG GTGGAGGTTGGAGGAAAGACAGACTGGGACCTGGGAGTGGCAAGCCGGTCTGTCAGTCGGAAGGGCAAAATCACCGTAAGCCCCGCCCATGGTTATTGGTTCCTCAGCCTGCGGGATCGGACCGACTTTGCCTTTCGAACGGAACCCTCAACCAACCTCACAGTCAACCTCAGACCTTCACGGATTGGAATCTATGTGGACTGTGACAAGGGCCTGGTGTCCTTCTACAATGTGGAGGCCAGAGTGCTCATCTATACCTTCACAGATAGTTTTCCTgacaccatccatccattcttcAGCCCCTGTACTAACAAGTCAGGAAGAAATGAGGGTCCAATAATCATTCGCCCTGTTGCAATGACAGAATGA